Genomic DNA from Salvia miltiorrhiza cultivar Shanhuang (shh) chromosome 1, IMPLAD_Smil_shh, whole genome shotgun sequence:
TTCCTATACAGGTAAAACGGTTGGTGTGTGGTGGTTGCAGGTGGCATGTAGCCTCTGTTTTAGAGATTTGCTTTGACTTGATGTATGAATTATAGGATCTGCCGCTGCTTGTATTAACGCCATATTCCTAAAGCCCCTCATTCAAATATTAACACTATTTATATATGTGTAGTGTGTTTTCGATAAATCATGTTTTTTGTGTCCGCGTGTTTATTCAACAACTCGGATCTTTTAGCGTTTTTCAGAAAATATTTTACCATACAATATTTGACAACAGAATTATGAGTCAATTCATCAGATTCTTaggtgatattttttttttcacctcACCCAATAAAACTCGTTTCACCCAAAAaagataatataaaattttcacCTAAGAAAAAATTTCACCtcaataccaaaaaaaaaaaaaaaattattaagggACCAAAACTTCTTAACGCGAATACTTCTTCCCTAATGTCATGAAAACTCCTTCCCCCCAAAGTCCACAgaaatcttttttattttattgtagaGGTGCAATTTTTGTTGTGTTATTGGGGTGAAATACAATTTTATGTCGCTTTTAGTCTGATGAAATAATATGAATGTTGTTTTATTGGATGAGGTggaaaaaataattcacataaaaATATAATGGATTAACTTATTATTCTGTAGCCAAATTTTGTAAAacgatatatatatttttttaaatgctaAAAACTGAGTTTTTTTTTACTAGAATGTGAAAGttaagaatatttttttttcaatattgaaaattaaggatACAAAAATATGATTAGCCGTGTATTGAGGGGTGCTTACTTTAAAGGGACGTTTACTTTAAAGAAtaaccttgatagataaaattaGTAACTTTACTTTGAAAGATTGaaattttgggatatcccaaaattattaattatttatatcatgtaagctagttttgcttgattcttattcCATTGAAAATGTGGGATTAGAGAAATCCTACtattgagaataaaaatattcaaccaTGTATCTTATCAATTATGCAAAGTAAACGGTCCTAAAGGATTAACCTTAATACATAAAATAGTAAGACCAATCTCTTGTTTACTTAGATGATTGAAACTTTGAGATGTCCTACGatccttaattatttttatcatttaatttagttttacttgattcatatcaCATTAAAAGGGTGTAACGAGAGAAATTTTACTTATgagaataaaattatttgaggGGGAAATCTTTTTAATACCacataataaaatgtaaaaattttGTATACCCATTTATAAAAGTATAAGTTTTTTATACGAAAATGTGTTAAATTACTATATTACCCCTACTATTAATAAgttaaaagaaacaaaaaagtaTAAGTTACGGCTTGCACACGATGGCAAACCACAGTCGTGTAGTCACCGTGTGCACAATTGAGATACGTAATTGTGCATACGATACAATCGTGTCTTGAGCCATCGTGTGTGCAATTAGGGGTATATATACGTGCTCACGATGGCTCCACACCGTGACTACACGATCGCATCTTGAGCTAAAAAAGTATAATACCATGTGCAATTtatgaatataaaatataaataattttcagctCTAAAATATTTATAGCacagggctaaaataaaaacacttcttaaaatataaaatataaataattttcagcccttagatcatcaagatctacggttgattcgtaaccttgttggatgaattcgtggtcctgggttcgaatcccaaaggtagcaaaaatttatttttcacaattcgtaatcatgtcggatgaattcgtaaccctgttggataaaattcgtacattaaaaaatatttatatttatattttaagaagtgttttcactgtagtcctcccatatatatatatatatatatatatatatatatatgtgtgtgtgtgtgtgtgtgtgtgtgtgtgtgtgtattatgAAGTAAATTTTAAAGGCAATCTATAATttcagaaaatgagaaaatctatactatattaaaacagcagttttcaattagaaattgatttcaaattgatttgtaatcaatttcaatggcaattttgtaaTTAAAAGTTAATTTAAGAGCAAGAATTTTAGCAATAATgtgaacataaaaaaaaaactgccgTTTGTGTCCCACTACTTTTTTATCATCTCACAACAAATCTTAAAAATTgtgaatatataattttaaatttatattcatCATAAGCTTTGTGTTCCATTTAAAAAAAGCGAAAATATAGtattgttttatgttttgctATTTTTTCTCTTCTGAACAATTATTTTGCTCAACGTTATGCTATATTTTCAAAGACAAAGAAATGCGACTCAATCCTCTCAAATTAACAatgttgaaaatttaaatttatttctttttaggtaaggaatatatataataattcataaAGTTGAAAATAAGTTATATAAGCCCACAAATATTAACAtctaaattataaattcattattgattttttttttcacaattgtgaaaagaaaaaaaaatagccaaacataaaatacatttttaagatataaaataagaataattttcagcctttagatcatcaagatctacggttgattcatcattctGTTGGATGAATTAATGGTCTTGAGTTTGAAtctcaaaggtaacaaaaatttatttttcgcaattcatacctttatacagcgaattcatacgtgttctacataaaattcatacattttccttagttcttatttcttattttaagaagtgcTCTCAACATGATATTAAAATAAAGTAGCGATCATCAAGTTACAAAATATAGATGATATTTTCTcacttaattaaaatgaatactTAAATATTAGTTTTTCAACTTTGAATTATGATTAAAAGATTTAAAtaagttaattatttcatattttaacttgactactttttttaatattattacagTTTAATTCAGCCATCCATTTAAATAGGGGagataaattgattaatttactACAATTGCAAGGAATGGTTAGATATGACGAGTGCGGGCTACGTAAATTCCTAtctattttatcttttgaaCAAGACTACCTACTTCTATGATTTTGTTTTTGTAGGAGTATAATTTGATAcataattcatttttctttagcccctatttaattaaataatgaaaataataataaatgttataaaattatgcTTTCTTAAAACCACTATGTGTATTTAGAcgttttaatataaatttttaaaattgcattattttttaccattcataattttacatttatgtatttgtacattttattttttaatataatataatggccgtgcatcgcacggtgGGCAAATGCTAGTGTAATGTATTTAGGGGTAATTATCCATTTTATCAATTATGGAAAGTATAAGAAATCATTGGCGGTCCGCGCGAAGTTCATGGTGTACGAATACCACCTAACCTACACATTTTGACTTCCCTCCTTTGCCTGAATTCTCCCTTTAGAAAATTCTCTTTTCTTTAGCACCACAAAAAGGAGGGGGGAacataaaacaaagaaaacaaaaagatTTTGGTCTTTAGATTGAATATTGTGACTTCATTTTAGGAGTTTTAAATGCCTTTAACTGTATAACTTTTTAggagttttaaattttttaatagtaTAGCTTTGTTTTTCTCATATGAAATTGAATATTTGCATGGGTGGATAAAGAATTTGGGGCGGATGTTCGCAACTAatgtattattaataaaatattagttaattaatacACCCTCTGTCCGTCAAAAGTAGACCACTTTGGTTgagcacgagatttaataaaattggtgatgattttgatgtagtggagaaagggtcccaccactttatgagatgtgtggttgagattgaatttaaggtggttttttttgtaaataaagtgTGTttgataaaagattaaagtgggtggtgggaccatttcagGGAACATGCATTTTAAACCAAGCCCTAGCCCCATTTTTGGAATCGTCGCTGCCGCCGCTGAGCTTTGGGTCTCGGTTGTCGTCGTGCTTATGACTCAGTGGCGAGACGCCGTCTAACCTTTTTGATTCAACAGAGGAATCATCTTGCATCTGTTAGAGGCTTGGCCGTCAGAGGACAGAGGGAGCGGCGACAACGGTTAGGGTTTTTCAGGTGTGACCTAGGCTGTTGGGCGAACGGTGGTCGGAGGCCATGCCTTTCGCCGGTTATTTGAGGGAGGAGAAGTAGGGGTTGGTCTGATTTGGGTTTTGTTCGAGAGATCTGAGCAAGTGTGGCGATGGCTTCGACGCCACCACAGAAGGGGACGGCGCTGCGTGGGGCAGCGACACAACCTAAAGCTGAGAAATGAGGCGATTTGGGAGATATGGCTTTGCAGAGGGCGGCGCCGCTGAAAGCGGTCGGCGGTTGGCTGCAGAAGTGGAAGTTCTACTTCATCCCCATGCATTATTGAAGGTTGCTGGCGAGTTTCCGGCGAAAAATTAACTGTGTTAAAATCCACGGTGTGTTTCCGGTCAGTTTCCGACGAAAAATTAACtatgttataaaaaaaatagttaacggtcGTTAAGTCGCCATTAGGGCAGAGGGCCTGATTGTTCGATTTTAGGTAGTATGAtggtttagttggcccaacttcaATTATAGTGAGCTAAACGTGGTAAGGGCCACTATAACAGGggtttatttgatacttaacccttaattaaattaatcaattaaagtctcgaaagaaaaaaaaggagggATGCAGCATGGAAGTCATCATTGACCTGCGGCCCATATGTTGTTAACTGCAAAGTTTAATGTATTAATTTAGTAGTGAGTATGAACAAAAACTAACACATGATTTAATCACAgggaaatgaaatgaaatgaaattaaattaaatgaaatgaTGGTCAGAGAATAGGATCGGAGATTCTTTGGTAGGAAAGCGCCTTTTGACTCGTGCGAAAAAGACatagtataattttattgttttgtccgaggacatTTTCATAATTTAGCTGATTAATTTAGGGAATAGCTTCAATGATAATGAATATAACGCGTGGCTGTTTTTccttgaaacaaaataaaaatcaaatctttgaCACACGAAAAGTAGTGTGATGGATTCAAAGAGCCATCCACAAATTAATGTGTGTATCATGATCAATGATCAACACTCAGCTCTTGCCCAAAACTGGATTATTAAAGTAAAAACTATTGTAATATCTCCTTGAGCAAGCAATTCCAAAGtaaagaatcaaagatttagaGAGATAAGTGAAGGAGAGAAAAACAGATTCTGTATTCTCATAACCGTATCTGCAAGTTCcatcatacatatatatatatatatatatatatatatgaataagtaatgtacaatatataataaataatattatttacaataCTCCCCCTTGTACATTACTTGGTTATGTTCATGCCTCTTTCGCTGAAAAACCCTGTGGGAAAAAACAGTCAAAGAAAAGAGTACATGTGATATGTATGACtttgtgttgcatttgttgcctcattaaaaaccttaactaagaaaacccaatgggaaaaacttagtaagggaaaaagagtacaacaaaaatacaccTTCAAGGCATAATGAATTCGCTCCCCCTCAAACTAATAATCTACTAAGCCTACGCATTCCAATATATATTATGAACATGTTTTTCAAAAGTTGACGTAGGAAGGGATTTTGTGAATAAATCTGCCAAATTATCACAAGagcgaattttatttattttaatttcgccGCTCTTCTGGAGCTCATGCGGGTAAAAGAATTTAGGTAATATATGTTTTGTTAAATTTCCTTTGATGTACCCGTTATCCATTTGTGCAACACAAGCAGCATTGTCCTCATATAGGACAGTGAGAGATTTATCATCCGCAATACCACAAGATCCGCGAATGTGTTGTATCAATGATCTTAACCATGCACATTCTTTAGCGGTCTCATGTAAAGCGATAATCTCTGAGTGGTTTGAGGATGTAGTAACTAGAGTCTGTTTAACAGATCTCCAAGAAATAGCTGTACCACCACAGAGGAAAACATAACCAGTCTGAGATTTAGCATTATGGGGATCAGATAAATAACCAGCATCCGCATAGCCTACCAATGTCATGTCTTGGTTTCTTGGATAGAACAAGCCAAGATCTTTTGTACCTTGAAGATAATGAAGTATGTGTTTAACATCATTCCAATGTCTTCGTGTTGGAGAAGCACTGGATCTTGCTAGCAAGTTAACCGCAAATGCTATATATGTCAGGCCTTGTGCAATTTGCGAGATAAAGTAGTGCTCCAATTGCACTCAAATAAGGAACTTCTGGTCCTAAAATATCCTCATCGTCTTCTTTAGGTCTAAATGGGTCCTTATCTACTTCTAGTGATCGGACAACCATAGGTGTGCTAAGTGGATGTGATTTATCCATATAGAATTTTTCTAAAATCTTACTCACATAAGTTGACTGGTGTACAAGAATTCCTTCAGGGAGATGCTCGATCTGCAAGCCGAGATAAAACTTGGTTTTACCCAagtctttcatttcaaactcCATCTTTAAGCATGAACGAGCTTCTTCAACCTCTTTGTGTGTtccaattatatttatatcatcaacataaacagaAATGATACAAAAACCATTTTGTGATCTTTTAATGAACACACAAGGACATATATCGTTGTTCACATATTCCTTCTTCAAGAGGAATTCACTAAGTCGGTTATACCACATCTTTCCCGACTGTTTTAaaccatacaacgatttttcTAATTTCACACAATACATGTCACGAgtttcattttccttcatatgaggAATTTTGAATCCTTCAGGGATTTTCATATAGATATCAGCGTCTAGTGACCCATATAAATATGCAGTCACGACGTCCATTAACTGCATTTCTAAATTCATTGATGATGCCAGAGATATCAAATAGCGGAATGTTATGCCATCTAAAACAGGAGAATATGTTTGATCAAAATCAATTCCAAGTCTCTGCGAAAACCCTTGAGCTACTAATCTCGCTTTATATCTTGCCACCTCATTGTTCTCATCTCTCTTTCGTACAAATACCCATCTATATCCCAATGGTTCAATATTGTCGGGTATAAGTATTATAGTACCAagaacttttcttttctttagcGAGTTATACTCTGCCTCAATTGCTTCCTTCCATTTCAACCAATCAGAGCGCTTCCGACACTGTGCTATTGTTTTTGGTTCTGGATCCAGATTATCATTTGAAATAGTACATGCAATTGTAGAGACAAATACATCGTCTATTACAATAACATTTCTGTTATAAGTTTCTCCCGTATTTATAAAGTTCATAGCAACTTCAATGTTGACATCAACCAGATTTTTATCAATTCCCATTATATTATGATCTGGTTGTTCCGCAATCCCAGTATTAGTTAGTGCACTTTTAGAAGTACTAGGATTATCATCTACAGGATGATCCTCTTCAAGAGGTTGTTGGAGTGATATCAtattcttatttgattttgctttgcggggatttttatctttagcACCAATAGGTCTCCCACGCTTCTGGCGTTCGGGATTATCAGCTGATTTATTTTGTCCATATGGAACTTCAATCTTTTGTGGTGCATTCATAGCAGGAATATGAGATTTTGTCACTCCTTTATGATCAGTAAATGCATCTGGCAAATTACTTGCTAAATATTGCAAGTTAATTATCCTTTGAACTTCCAGTTCAGATTCATTAGTATGTGGATCTAAATAGTGAAGATTCTTTTCATTCCATGAAATTTCTCGACATTGTGTTGAAGTTGGGCTTTTGTCTCCCCTTAATGTCGGGAAATGATCTTCATCAAAAATACAGTCAGCGTACCGAGCAGTAAATTGATCCCCAGTCATGGGTtcaagaaatttaattatagaTGGAGATTCATAACCCACGTATATACCTAGCTTACGCTGAGGGCCCATTGTGGTACGTTTTGGTGGCGCTATTCGAGTATAAACTCCACAACCAAATATTCGCAGATGGGAAATGTTTGGTTCTTTACCACGTACTAATTGTATTGGGGAATATTCATGATATGCAGTTGGTCGGATTTGGAGCAAATTTGCAGCATGCAAAATCGCATGACCCCAACAAGTAATAGGTAAGTTTGATTTTTGTAGCAATGGTCTAGCTACTAGTTTTAAACGTTTGATTAAGGATTCAGCTAGACCATTTTGTGTGTGGACATATGGAACAGGATGCTCCACTTTGATACCCAATGACATACAATATTCATCAAAAGATTTTGATGTGAATTCACCAGCGTTGTCCATTCGAATGGACTTTATTGGGTAATCAAgaaattgagctcttaattcaattattttggcAATAAGCTTTGCAAATGCTTTATTGCGAGTAGATAATAAGCATACATAAGTACATCGAGTAGAAGCATCAATCAGGACCATAAAATATTGGAATGGTCCGGACGCTGGGTGGATTGGTCCACATATAGCTCCTTGAATTCGTTCAAGAAAAGAAGGAGATTCTAATTTAACTTTGGTACGAGAAGGTCGTACTATAAGCTTACCTTTTGCACATGCTTCACAAACAAATTCATTTGAAGTTGATAGATCTTTTGTTTGTATATTGTGCTCAATAGCATTAGTAATAATCCGACGTATCATATTATGCCCAGGATGACCCAATCGTTCATGCCATAATATAAAGTCTTTAAATTTTATGCTTAACGCAACATGATTGTTAGATTTAATATGAGTATAATACAACCCAGAGGAGAAAGAAGGGAACTTCTCAAGAATTTGTTTCCTACATCCAACATTTTGAGTGATGAGAAGAAATTCACTATTGTTATCGGTTTCAGTTTCAATGTGAAAACCGTTTAGTCGGATGTCTTTAAAACTAAGAAGGGTGCGTTTTGATTGTGGATACAAAAGTGCATCATTGATAATTAATTCTGTACCCATAGGGAGTATTAAAGAAGCTCTTCCAGAGCCGACAATAAGGATATTGTCATTTGCAATTGTAGTGACGCTCCCCCTTTTTTCAGTAAGagtttgaaaatattttctatcAGTAAGTATAGTATGTGTTGTGGCACTATCCACTAGACACAATGTACTTTCATTCTCCATGAGTTGCAAGTTTGAGTTTGACATTCTAAAAGCAAAGAAGTagaatataaatcaagaaaatagCAAATAAAGATAGCAAATAGGTCACAATAATAATAGAGATTTGAAGTATtgcaaacacacaaaaacaaactaaatTACTGAAAGTTTGCAAATAAAACATgaaccataaataaaatccTAAAATGTCTGAATAGTCCAATAAATCAAACTACTTTTGATCTCCATAATCTTCAAGATCAAGTTGCattaaatcatcatcatcaacattAAACTCCAAATTTGCTTCAGGCAAACTGGCATGATGTATTTCACTTCGAATTTTCTTGCCTTTCTTATTCTTTTGCAACATTTGATATGCTTCAACGAGGTGCTTGGCGGTACGACATGTACGACTCCAATGACCCTCGCACCCACACCTGTAACAAATTTGTTGTGTTTCTGGAGTTTACTGAGATGTACTTGCTTCTTGTGGATGCGATGTCTTATGAAATCCTTTTCAATGACTTTGGAATTTAGCAACATGATTGTATCCTCGACCTCGACCTCCTCTATAGGACCAACCTCTTCCACCACGTTGTGACCAATTCGCTTTTCCTCGGCCTCTCCCTCGACCACCTCTATAAGTGGTAGCATGTGCTCCAGGCACTGCTTGTGAACCAACTGGTCTTGCATTGTGGTTTCTCATCAAAAGCTGATTATGTTTCTCTGCTACAAGTAAAGCAGAAATGAGTTCAGAATGCCTAGTATAATTCTTGGCCCTGTACTGCTGCTGGAGTACAAGGTTACTGGCATGAAAAGTAGATAGAGTCTTCTCTATCAAATCAATCTCTGTAACTTCTTGCTTACATAGTTTCAGCTGTGACACAATACGGTGTAAGGTAGAATTGTACTCAATCACGGACTTGAAATCCTGAAAGCGTAAATTCAGCCAATCATATTGTGCCTGAGGGAGAATAATggccttttgttgatcaaagcGATCCTTCAGGGATTGCCATAGGACAACAGGGTCTTTTTCAGTAAGGTACTCATTTTTTAAGTCCTTATTCAGATGATGACGCAAGAAAATCAAAGCTTTCGCCTTCTGGGCGGAGCTACATGAAGAATCTGGAACTATAGCGTCACTTAAATCACATGAGGCGAGGTATATTTCAACATCCAAAGCCCAAGTCAAATAGTTACCACCATCAAGAGCAAGCTCGGTGAATTCTCTTTTGTTGATATCAGACATATTCAAACTATAACAAATAATGAAAAGAAATAATTTCAATTACCAATAGGAAAATAGACAATTATACGCAATTATTTTTCAATCAATTCATTTAATAAATAACaaacaataaatattataattgggagACGATCCTTAAGACGTAATAATTTCTATCccgtagggagaagatccttaagaaattaatacatctatcccaacatattaaaaatataatttttattaaaatataatggTAGCACTTACTatcagtttttatataaattttcttTACTTAATACGAAGTAAATAATCTGGCTTCTGAGATGTAAATATTCAGGCGACAAGAAACATAATCAAATTCAATTATCTATAATCAATTAcatctaaaaaaaatcaatttgggAGCATAGAATATTCCTACTGGACAAACAAATCTTATAGTATACATTGATTTACATACTCATCAAACCTAACATATCCCTACACCTTTTGGATTTTATGATATTATCTTGCAATAgtcaaaacttttaaataaataatcataattaattatggTGCAAAGCAAGACTTCATCACCAAGGCGGAAACGGTTCCAGGCCACCACGCataatcactaatcaaatcgTTTCTATTAAAAATTAGTAAACAATTAATCGCAATTATGTCAATCTCTAAGCGGTAAACTATACACCCTATTGAATTGCATATCATCAgaaatacacttttttttttcacaattgcGTTAGAGATTAAATTTTGTAATCTGGGTTTTAAGTTTAACTGTAACAGAAGGAATTCATAGACTCCATGTCAATTAATCCAGAAGcgaagaaaaacaaaataaaataaaattaccttACAAGAAAAACACGATTTTTTCTTATGGTCTATCTCCGTATTCACTCAATTGGCTAGAgactcgtgctgataacgtATTGTAATATCTCCTTGAGCAAGCAATTCCAAAGtaaagaatcaaagatttagaGAGATAAGTGAAggagaaaaagaagagagaaaaacagATTCTGTATTCTCATAACCGTATCTGCAAGTTCcatcatacatatatatatatatatatatatatatatatatatatatgaataagtaatgtacaatatataataaataatattatttacaataCGGTTATTTATCATGAgtgaaaaatcaaatttttgtttataaaaaaaatcaaatattcaattaaattattttaccaATCATATCTTATCTCAATCAAACCATACTTCAAATAACatttaaattagggttaattgcccataaaatactaaacttttatccaattctgattttgcacacaaactttgaactgtggcgtgataattactaaattttttattttatctgattttggtactaatccaaattccggccaaatagcaagctaatatataatatggtgtGCCAATTTTGACGTGATGTATTTATTATTCGTGACAATTAAttgacaaaataatattttttatttaatttcttatcaatagaaaaagaacacaaaacaaataactcaaattgtcaataatttaatatatcaaatcaaataatagtatttttttagttgaattaattaattgaataaattcgaTAATACTAAGGGATTCTTCGAATTTAGGTGCGTCAAccaaagaaaattttaattatcaataacttaatatataaaaaaattatttagctaagtaataaagtttattaaattttcattatctaaagattaattttttttataaactatatatatttatactatttgaattacttctattttatatattggagtaatcagttgtgtaatagtgaactagaaaaaattgatttaaacttgagaattaaaaaaaatactattatttgatctgatatattaagttattgacaatttgggttatttgctttgtgttcttttttattattaataagaaattaataatagataTGTCACGTCAAATATTTGCACGTCATATTTGCTTGGTATTTGGCCGAAATTTGGATTAGCagtaaaatcagataaaatctaaagtttaataattttcaCGCTAcatttcaaagtttgtgtgcaataTCAGA
This window encodes:
- the LOC131008808 gene encoding uncharacterized protein LOC131008808; amino-acid sequence: MSDINKREFTELALDGGNYLTWALDVEIYLASCDLSDAIVPDSSCSSAQKAKALIFLRHHLNKDLKNEYLTEKDPVVLWQSLKDRFDQQKAIILPQAQYDWLNLRFQDFKSVIEYNSTLHRIVSQLKLCKQEVTEIDLIEKTLSTFHASNLVLQQQYRAKNYTRHSELISALLVAEKHNQLLMRNHNARPVGSQAVPGAHATTYRGGRGRGRGKANWSQRGGRGWSYRGGRGRGYNHVAKFQSH